A window of Halobellus sp. LT62 contains these coding sequences:
- a CDS encoding Na(+)/H(+) antiporter subunit D, translating into MSLSPVTSVLAASTLDAATVLASEPSVSIPTADVPTAIPPAFVVLAVALVLPVLLRKLGHALGVLATGGVAVWALLAPAGTYLPVTFLGFDAVLFHVDAFSKLMGVIFGFIGAAAVLYSYSSDARNRQTAFALGYVGTSIGAVFAGDWLTMVFFWELMAVTSTLLVWDYGGEAVRAGFRYAIYHGLGGSLLMAAVVWHYASVGSFLFSASDGIVAGVPAVLAAVGIGVNVGFVGLHTWLPDTYPRPHVAASVFLSVYTTKTGVYGLARAFPDGNLAIAYMGSAMALVGVVYALLQDDMRRLLSYHIQSQVGYMVAGVGVGTALATAGAFAHVFNHILYKALLFMTAGVVIARTGENRLKYLGGLGRTLPVTALAFTVAALSISGFPGFNGFVSKGMITAAAHNEHLDGIFYILLAAGVGTFMSFIKFGYYAFLKESKGSWNVRRSVTGQRVAMLGVAALCVALGLYPDALFALLPGSTADAHPFTTGHLGEGFLLAALGVVGFAALKKPLSKVGPGVDVDSVIEPLTFYGMRGLVRGVTELFAAVDRVAVDTANAALAAAGDPYGTIRGPLRALVGSDEDALRDGSLRAGIATSVLLVLAVLGATLVGLL; encoded by the coding sequence ATGAGTCTCTCGCCTGTGACGTCGGTACTCGCCGCGTCGACGCTCGACGCCGCGACGGTCCTCGCCAGCGAGCCGTCGGTGTCGATTCCGACGGCCGACGTTCCGACCGCGATCCCGCCGGCGTTCGTGGTGCTCGCCGTCGCGCTCGTGCTGCCGGTCCTCTTGCGGAAACTCGGCCACGCACTCGGGGTGTTGGCGACGGGCGGCGTCGCCGTCTGGGCGCTCCTCGCGCCCGCGGGGACGTACCTCCCCGTCACGTTCCTTGGCTTCGACGCGGTGCTGTTCCACGTCGACGCCTTCTCGAAGCTGATGGGCGTCATCTTCGGCTTCATCGGCGCTGCCGCCGTGCTGTACTCGTACTCCTCGGACGCGCGGAACCGTCAGACCGCGTTCGCACTCGGCTACGTCGGCACCAGTATCGGAGCCGTCTTCGCCGGCGACTGGCTGACGATGGTGTTCTTCTGGGAGCTGATGGCCGTCACGAGCACCCTCCTCGTGTGGGACTACGGCGGCGAGGCGGTCCGTGCGGGCTTCCGGTACGCAATCTATCACGGCCTCGGCGGCAGCCTGCTGATGGCTGCGGTCGTCTGGCACTACGCGAGCGTCGGCTCGTTCCTCTTCAGCGCGAGCGACGGGATCGTCGCCGGCGTTCCGGCCGTCCTCGCGGCCGTCGGAATCGGCGTCAACGTCGGCTTCGTCGGCCTGCACACGTGGCTGCCCGACACCTACCCGCGCCCGCACGTCGCCGCGAGCGTCTTCCTCTCGGTCTACACGACCAAAACAGGGGTATACGGGCTGGCGCGGGCCTTCCCCGACGGCAACCTCGCGATCGCGTATATGGGTTCGGCGATGGCGCTCGTCGGCGTCGTCTACGCGCTCTTGCAGGACGATATGCGACGGCTCCTCTCGTATCACATCCAATCGCAGGTCGGCTATATGGTCGCGGGCGTCGGCGTCGGAACGGCGCTCGCGACAGCCGGGGCGTTCGCGCACGTGTTCAACCACATCCTCTACAAGGCGCTCCTGTTCATGACCGCGGGCGTCGTGATCGCGCGGACCGGCGAGAACCGCCTGAAGTACCTCGGTGGCCTCGGTCGGACGCTGCCAGTGACCGCGCTCGCCTTCACTGTCGCGGCGCTGTCGATCAGCGGCTTCCCCGGGTTCAACGGGTTCGTGAGCAAGGGGATGATCACCGCGGCCGCGCACAACGAGCACTTAGACGGGATCTTCTACATCCTGCTCGCCGCGGGCGTCGGGACGTTCATGTCGTTCATCAAGTTCGGCTACTACGCGTTCCTCAAGGAGAGCAAAGGATCGTGGAACGTTCGTCGGTCGGTCACCGGCCAGCGCGTCGCGATGCTGGGCGTCGCCGCGCTGTGTGTGGCGCTCGGCCTCTACCCCGACGCACTGTTCGCACTGCTGCCCGGCAGCACGGCCGATGCCCACCCGTTCACGACGGGCCACCTCGGGGAGGGCTTCCTCTTGGCGGCGCTCGGCGTCGTCGGCTTCGCGGCTCTCAAAAAGCCGCTCTCGAAGGTCGGCCCCGGCGTCGACGTCGATAGCGTGATCGAACCGCTGACGTTCTACGGAATGCGCGGTCTCGTCCGGGGCGTCACCGAACTGTTCGCCGCGGTCGACCGCGTCGCTGTCGATACGGCGAACGCGGCGCTCGCCGCGGCGGGCGACCCGTACGGGACGATCCGTGGACCGCTGCGTGCGCTCGTCGGCAGCGACGAAGACGCGCTCCGCGACGGCAGCCTCCGGGCGGGCATCGCGACGAGCGTCCTCCTCGTGCTGGCGGTCTTGGGTGCGACGCTCGTCGGCTTGCTCTAA
- a CDS encoding cation:proton antiporter — protein sequence MSEIDSLRPLAAVLLPALGILTIVASHRRPNVREGFTILTALATFGIVASLVPAALSGTIHVSRLGTFVPGIELTLRADPLGMIFALLASTLWLVTSFYSIGYMRGLDEHSQTRYFAAFAGSVGAALGVAFASNLVALYVFYELLTVATYPLVAHDESDEARAAGRKYLTYTFGGGVAVLAGTVLVFSTTGTVAFTPGGIADLATADPLVARAAFALLAGGFGVKAALIPVHSWLPDAMVAPTPVSGLLHAVAVVKSGVFGIARVVLDVFGPETVQQLGVGLPLAAVAAITIVVSSVIALRQDNLKRRLAYSTISQLSYIVLGLGLLSPAALIGGLLHIPAHAFMKLTLFFCAGAIHVETHTDDISEMAGIGKRMPLTMAAFGVASLGMAGLPLVAGFVSKWYLLIGAIDGGNAIFVGVLLVSGLLNIGYFWPVVYQAFFQTPEDSDAKPLIEFPIGGTRLAADGGERVDEAEGDADASDSEPKDAAADSDEPEIDPDVPIDAADRIEPDIEPSEGEGRVEIDARVEGDYAVDRNPSDHLGADTTGADDDGGDRDHAETAHDAEHDDPDSHDADDHGDHDHHGGPPPSGWERRGFGEESTWFMLGPITAAVVGAIALGIAPRGMVFLALVQRVVADATGVVF from the coding sequence ATGAGCGAAATTGACTCTCTCAGGCCGCTGGCGGCGGTGCTGCTCCCCGCCCTCGGTATTCTCACGATCGTCGCATCGCACCGGAGGCCCAACGTCCGGGAGGGCTTCACGATCCTCACCGCGCTCGCGACGTTCGGTATCGTCGCCAGTCTCGTCCCGGCGGCGCTGTCCGGAACGATCCACGTCTCGCGGCTGGGCACGTTCGTCCCCGGTATCGAACTGACGCTGCGCGCGGACCCGCTCGGGATGATCTTCGCGCTGCTCGCGAGCACGCTCTGGCTCGTCACGAGCTTCTACAGCATCGGCTATATGCGCGGGCTCGACGAGCACTCTCAGACCCGCTACTTCGCGGCGTTCGCGGGCAGCGTCGGCGCGGCGCTCGGCGTCGCGTTCGCGTCGAACCTCGTCGCGCTGTACGTCTTCTACGAGCTGCTGACGGTCGCGACGTACCCCCTCGTCGCCCACGACGAGAGCGACGAAGCGCGCGCGGCCGGGCGGAAGTACCTCACCTACACCTTCGGCGGCGGCGTCGCGGTGTTGGCGGGGACGGTCCTCGTCTTCTCGACGACCGGCACGGTCGCGTTCACCCCCGGCGGCATCGCCGATCTGGCGACGGCCGACCCGCTGGTTGCCCGCGCGGCGTTCGCGCTCTTGGCGGGCGGCTTCGGCGTGAAGGCCGCGCTGATTCCGGTTCACTCGTGGCTGCCGGACGCGATGGTCGCGCCGACGCCCGTCTCGGGGCTGCTGCACGCCGTGGCCGTCGTCAAGAGTGGCGTCTTCGGCATCGCGCGCGTCGTCCTCGACGTGTTCGGGCCCGAAACGGTCCAACAGCTGGGCGTCGGGCTCCCGCTGGCGGCGGTCGCCGCGATTACGATCGTCGTGTCCAGCGTCATCGCCCTTCGTCAAGATAACCTGAAGCGGCGGCTCGCGTACTCGACGATCAGCCAACTCTCCTACATCGTGCTCGGACTGGGCCTGCTCTCGCCCGCCGCGCTGATCGGCGGGCTGCTCCACATCCCGGCGCACGCGTTTATGAAGCTCACCCTGTTCTTTTGCGCGGGCGCGATCCACGTCGAGACGCACACCGACGACATCAGCGAGATGGCCGGCATTGGAAAACGAATGCCGCTCACGATGGCCGCCTTCGGCGTCGCCAGCCTCGGGATGGCCGGGCTCCCGCTGGTCGCCGGGTTCGTGAGCAAGTGGTATCTCCTAATCGGAGCCATCGACGGCGGCAACGCGATCTTCGTGGGCGTGCTACTGGTCTCGGGGCTCCTGAATATCGGGTACTTCTGGCCGGTCGTCTACCAAGCGTTCTTCCAGACGCCGGAGGACTCCGACGCCAAGCCGCTCATCGAGTTCCCGATCGGGGGCACGCGACTCGCCGCCGACGGCGGCGAGCGGGTCGACGAGGCTGAGGGCGACGCAGACGCGTCCGATAGCGAGCCGAAGGACGCAGCCGCCGACAGCGACGAGCCCGAGATCGATCCGGACGTCCCGATCGACGCCGCCGACCGGATCGAACCCGACATCGAACCGTCCGAGGGCGAGGGCCGAGTCGAGATCGACGCCCGCGTCGAGGGCGACTACGCGGTCGATCGGAACCCGAGCGACCATCTCGGCGCGGATACCACTGGCGCGGATGACGACGGAGGAGACCGCGACCACGCCGAGACCGCGCACGACGCCGAGCACGACGACCCGGACAGTCACGACGCCGACGACCACGGCGACCACGACCACCACGGCGGCCCGCCGCCGTCCGGTTGGGAGCGCCGCGGCTTCGGCGAGGAGAGCACGTGGTTCATGCTCGGACCGATCACGGCCGCAGTCGTCGGTGCGATCGCGCTCGGTATCGCGCCGCGGGGGATGGTGTTCCTCGCCTTGGTCCAGCGCGTCGTCGCCGACGCGACGGGGGTGGTGTTCTGA
- a CDS encoding monovalent cation/H+ antiporter subunit D family protein translates to MTDAIALLVVVPIVLALAPIAFGRLWGRTGWLAALVAAVTHLGLALVVAATVFATGRFTYAVGNYPPPFGIELVADGVSATLALLVSVVTLAVVAYARRAGPDTNEFYSGLLLLTAGISGVFVTGDLFNLYVFIEITGLATYALVATGRSPAAALSSLKYLLVGTIGASLYLLGVGYLYISTGTLNMADLAATIPEVGYDSPLILTGFGLIVVGLAVKAALFPLHTWQPDAYADSPDSVTAYISALVSTAAAYALFRVIYAVFTPAFDAAAPFALDALVILASVSVVVGSVLAVLQSDLKRMLAYSSVAQFGLIVAGFAVANATAVTGGLIHLVGHAIMKAGLFVGVGALAGVAGGRTVDDFDGIADRAPVTSAAFAALAFALVGVPPAVGFAGKWHIVLGAVEGGRWGVAGVAVVSTLLTLAYFARVVERMYFRDAPAQPAVDGTAESASDAALASDGGAELTDDDAASASSGISLEAKLIVVAAAVGAVVLGLFATDLVAVFEPVLEVYFE, encoded by the coding sequence ATGACTGACGCGATCGCGCTGCTCGTCGTCGTCCCGATCGTGCTGGCGCTCGCGCCGATCGCGTTCGGCCGCCTGTGGGGCCGGACCGGCTGGCTCGCGGCGCTCGTCGCCGCCGTGACGCACCTCGGGCTCGCGCTCGTCGTCGCGGCGACAGTGTTCGCGACGGGGCGGTTCACCTACGCCGTCGGCAACTACCCGCCGCCGTTCGGCATCGAGCTCGTCGCCGACGGCGTGAGCGCGACGCTCGCGCTTCTCGTATCGGTCGTGACGCTCGCGGTCGTCGCCTACGCCCGGCGGGCCGGTCCCGACACCAACGAGTTCTACAGCGGGCTGCTGCTGCTGACCGCGGGGATCTCGGGCGTGTTCGTCACCGGCGACCTGTTCAACCTCTACGTCTTCATCGAGATCACCGGGCTCGCGACGTACGCGCTGGTCGCGACCGGGCGCTCGCCCGCCGCGGCCCTGTCGAGCCTGAAGTACCTCCTCGTCGGCACGATCGGCGCGTCGCTGTACCTGCTCGGCGTCGGCTACCTGTACATCTCGACGGGGACGCTGAACATGGCCGATCTGGCGGCGACGATCCCCGAGGTCGGCTACGACTCGCCGCTGATTTTGACCGGCTTCGGACTCATCGTCGTCGGTCTCGCCGTGAAGGCCGCGCTGTTCCCGCTGCACACGTGGCAGCCCGACGCGTACGCCGACTCGCCGGACAGCGTCACCGCGTACATCTCGGCGCTCGTCTCGACGGCGGCGGCATACGCGCTCTTCCGCGTCATCTACGCGGTGTTCACTCCCGCCTTCGACGCCGCCGCGCCGTTCGCGCTCGACGCGCTGGTGATCCTCGCCTCCGTGAGCGTCGTCGTCGGCTCGGTGCTCGCGGTGCTGCAGTCGGACCTCAAGCGGATGCTGGCGTACTCCTCGGTGGCGCAGTTCGGGCTGATCGTCGCCGGGTTCGCCGTCGCGAACGCGACGGCCGTGACCGGCGGCCTGATCCACCTCGTCGGGCACGCGATTATGAAGGCCGGGCTCTTCGTCGGCGTGGGCGCGCTCGCGGGCGTCGCGGGCGGCCGCACCGTCGACGACTTCGACGGGATCGCGGACCGCGCTCCAGTCACGAGCGCCGCGTTCGCCGCGCTCGCGTTCGCACTCGTCGGCGTCCCACCCGCCGTCGGCTTCGCCGGCAAGTGGCACATCGTCCTCGGCGCTGTCGAGGGCGGCCGCTGGGGCGTCGCGGGCGTCGCCGTCGTGAGCACGCTCCTGACGCTCGCGTACTTCGCGCGGGTCGTCGAGCGGATGTACTTCCGCGACGCGCCAGCCCAGCCGGCGGTCGACGGCACTGCCGAGTCTGCTTCCGACGCCGCACTGGCGTCCGACGGTGGGGCGGAGCTGACCGACGACGACGCTGCATCCGCCTCGTCGGGAATCTCGCTCGAAGCGAAGCTCATAGTCGTCGCCGCCGCGGTCGGTGCCGTCGTCCTCGGGCTGTTCGCGACCGATCTCGTTGCCGTCTTCGAACCGGTTCTGGAGGTGTACTTCGAATGA
- a CDS encoding cation:proton antiporter subunit C: MIDLLGTHYNYLVFVALVGIGLYGVTASSNLVKKIIGLNIFQVGIFLFFVTSGYVDGAAPPVVGHGSGPYASPLPHVLILTAIVVGVSLTAVALALIVRIYDAYGTLDEEAIREVQLND, from the coding sequence GTGATCGACCTCCTCGGAACTCACTACAACTACCTCGTATTCGTCGCGCTCGTCGGGATCGGGCTGTACGGCGTGACCGCGAGCTCGAACCTCGTGAAGAAGATCATCGGGCTGAACATCTTCCAAGTCGGAATATTCCTGTTTTTCGTCACCAGCGGTTACGTCGACGGCGCGGCCCCGCCGGTCGTCGGCCACGGCTCCGGGCCGTACGCGAGCCCGCTGCCGCACGTGCTCATCCTGACGGCCATCGTCGTCGGCGTCAGCCTGACGGCCGTGGCGCTCGCGCTGATCGTCCGGATCTACGACGCCTACGGGACGCTCGACGAGGAGGCCATTCGGGAGGTGCAGCTGAATGACTGA
- a CDS encoding MnhB domain-containing protein yields the protein MSHADSDRTYVESTIIMTTVRVVAPFVFTFGVFVMFHGASSAGGGFQGGVLVAAAVLLLAFAFGIEPTRAWLEGPLVKSSIAVGGATFAFVGLGALLGSGAFLEYEAYGLGTFGVKYGIELVELAIGAIVSGVLISLFFSLASGDFQAATPGNAAEESDAENGGGDVNGGDSGTDTAVGAAGGERA from the coding sequence ATGAGTCACGCTGATTCGGACCGAACCTACGTCGAGAGCACGATCATTATGACGACCGTCCGCGTGGTGGCGCCGTTCGTCTTCACCTTCGGGGTGTTCGTGATGTTCCACGGCGCCTCGTCGGCCGGCGGCGGCTTCCAAGGCGGCGTCCTCGTCGCGGCCGCCGTCCTCCTCTTGGCGTTCGCCTTCGGCATCGAACCGACGCGCGCGTGGCTCGAAGGGCCGCTCGTGAAGTCCTCGATCGCCGTCGGCGGCGCGACGTTCGCGTTCGTCGGCCTCGGCGCGCTGCTCGGATCCGGTGCGTTCCTCGAATACGAGGCGTACGGCCTCGGCACGTTCGGGGTGAAATACGGCATCGAACTCGTCGAACTCGCGATCGGCGCGATCGTCTCGGGCGTCCTCATCAGCCTCTTTTTCAGCCTCGCAAGCGGGGACTTCCAAGCAGCCACTCCCGGCAACGCAGCGGAGGAATCCGACGCTGAGAACGGCGGGGGCGATGTGAACGGCGGCGACAGCGGGACCGACACCGCCGTCGGAGCCGCGGGGGGTGAGCGCGCGTGA
- a CDS encoding DUF4040 domain-containing protein, which translates to MTAVSTTLAIVLTFSVLAALAAILLRDVLNAIIAFAAFSFGIAVAWVLLAAPDVALTEAAVGAGITTVLFLVTIAKTVRPSGERLLESVEWRSVAVVVLLVGSLLATVRSLPAVGAADSPVATSRVTEYYLQNAYPETGVENVVTAVLAAYRGFDTLGEATVVIAAGVAVLLVLRQEAYV; encoded by the coding sequence ATGACCGCAGTGTCGACCACGCTCGCCATCGTCCTCACGTTCTCCGTGCTGGCGGCGCTCGCGGCGATCCTGCTGCGAGACGTCCTCAACGCGATCATCGCCTTCGCTGCGTTCAGCTTCGGTATCGCCGTCGCGTGGGTCCTGCTGGCCGCACCCGACGTGGCGCTGACGGAGGCGGCCGTGGGAGCGGGAATCACGACGGTCCTGTTCCTCGTGACGATCGCGAAGACCGTCCGCCCGAGCGGGGAACGGCTGCTCGAATCCGTCGAGTGGCGATCGGTCGCAGTCGTCGTGTTGTTGGTCGGGTCGCTCCTCGCCACGGTCCGATCGCTCCCGGCGGTCGGCGCGGCCGACTCGCCCGTCGCGACCTCGCGGGTCACGGAGTATTACCTGCAGAACGCCTACCCCGAGACCGGCGTCGAGAACGTCGTGACCGCCGTGTTGGCCGCCTACCGTGGCTTCGACACGCTCGGGGAGGCGACGGTGGTCATCGCCGCCGGCGTCGCGGTACTTCTCGTTCTCAGACAGGAGGCCTACGTATGA
- the mnhG gene encoding monovalent cation/H(+) antiporter subunit G: MTPVELLTIGLVAAGTFFAFVAVVGIVRLPDLYTRAHATSKSDTLGTILTLGGVALVLGADVSVAKTALLGVFLFVTNPTAAHAITRAAHDQGIEPWTTEDGTDAADDDGTNAADDAGRPAEGAE; encoded by the coding sequence ATCGGTCTCGTCGCCGCGGGGACGTTCTTCGCGTTCGTCGCCGTCGTCGGCATCGTCCGCCTGCCCGACCTCTACACGCGAGCGCACGCGACATCTAAGAGCGACACGCTCGGCACCATCCTGACGCTCGGCGGCGTCGCGCTGGTGTTGGGCGCAGACGTCTCCGTCGCGAAAACGGCCCTCCTCGGGGTGTTCCTGTTCGTGACGAACCCGACGGCCGCCCACGCGATCACGCGCGCGGCACACGATCAGGGCATCGAACCGTGGACGACCGAAGACGGCACGGACGCCGCGGACGACGACGGAACCAACGCCGCAGACGACGCGGGGCGGCCGGCGGAGGGAGCGGAATGA